DNA sequence from the Paenibacillus physcomitrellae genome:
GTCAATTCGGAGTGTGGGGCGGACGACGGAACGTCATGAGCTGGCGAATCAGCTCCTGTTCGGTTCGGTCATTCCATTCGCGAATCATGCGGGGAATCAGAAACAGGTCAATGATAATCCACACTGTCAGGATTATACCGCACAGTACGGACAGCAGCAGCGGAAGCAGCCCGGAGAATTCGTCTTCCGGATATATTCCCTGCAGTACGGCGAACAGGAAATAAAGCAGCAAAGCGGCCAGAAACAAGATAAGTTGAACGACGGCCGTTCCGGTCTTCTTCAAATAAAAGCGGTGTACGCCCAGGTGGCCTCCGAGAAGCATGAGATAGGCCAAGGCGAGCGACTTCTCCTGGCGCTCCATTTCCGAGTTCAGCACCAGCAGCTCTTGAGCCGTCAACTCTCGCTTGATCATAGCCATGACTTAAGGATGAAACGACATGCGGCCGCCGCGTTCGAGTTCGATCTGGCTGATCACATCGGCTTCGATTTCGGTGTTATGATCCCGGACCCAAAGATGGACCAGAAAGGCGTCCACGATCCACCAGATTCCGGTGATGATCAAACCGACGACGGTGAGCGACAGGATCAGCTGAAGGATCGCTGTGCCTATCCGTTTCATGTAGAAACGATGTCCGCCGACTATCCCAAGGAAATACCAGAGGATATAAGCTACGATCATGTTTTTCCCCCGTCTTTTCACCTCGGAATCGAGCAGCAGCAGCTCACGGGTGTCGAGCTGGCTTTTCCTTGCCATGTTGTAATTCATACTCATTCATACCCCTCCTGGAAAATGCCATAATCGCTCCAAGTATACACACCGCTATTGGAAAGATCAATAAAAACCGTAAGAATCTAACTATACCTAAAGGAGGACAAAGCAGGGGGAAACCGGAGGATGGAGCAGCCAAATAAAAGAACCGTCCCCGCGCAGCGGCAGGGACAGTTCCAAGGTATAACGTATAACATTATTCCGAATATAAGTACATACTATTACTTAAATGAATTCCAGTGAGCGACTTCGTCCAGGGTAAGACGGGAGCTTGGGTGTCCGGCTTCGGCAGCTTTGCCGACTGCGATCAAGAGCGCAGGCTCATAAGTATTCGGAACCTCGAAGGCTTCCTTGAACTGCTCAGCGTTATAGCCGCCCATTGGCACTGTGTCGTAGCCCATGGAGCGGGCGATCAGCATCAGCTGCATCGAGATCAGTCCGGCATCAAAGGTGTTGATCCGGCGGAGCACTTCCTGCGGCATGCCGCCGTACATTTTGACGGAGTTTTCAATCATTTTGTCGCGGATTTCTTCATTCATAATGCCGAATTCGGCAGTGCGGTGGTAAATTTCCGAAGCCTTGTCGTAAGATCTCATGTCTACAAGCACGGCAATAACAGCGGAGGCCTCAACGACCTGCTTCTGGTTGTATGCGATAGGAAGCAGCTTTTCCTTCAGCTCCTGATCATCAATAATCAGAAAACGCCAAGGCTGCAGGTTGGAAGACGAAGGAGCCGTAAGGGCCAGCTGCAGCATCTCCTGAAGCTCTTCCCGGGGAATTTTCACGTTTGAATCATAATGACGAACAGAACGTCTTTCTTTCAAGATTGTGCTCAGGTTCTGTGTCGCCTGAAGTTGGTTGCTCATTGTCTCATCCTCCATCAATTTTGTTCTCTATTTGCACAGCTTTGAATCAAATCCGCGATGGTGTAATCCTTCAAGATGTCCAGCATACTGCCGTTGATTCTCCCGATAATCTCCGTGAAAGAACCCTTCAAATCCTTCTGGGACTCGCAAGGTCCTACCGTTTCCAGCATTGCGCTCCAATGGAGATCTTTCCTCTCCAAAGCCAGATAAACCTCATCCAGAGTAATCTGCGCCGGAGACCTCTTCAGAAGATAACCGCCAACCCGGCCTTCGCGGGTTTCCAAAATGCCGCCTAACGCCAGCTGGGATAAAATTCTGCGGATCAGTG
Encoded proteins:
- a CDS encoding NINE protein, which gives rise to MIKRELTAQELLVLNSEMERQEKSLALAYLMLLGGHLGVHRFYLKKTGTAVVQLILFLAALLLYFLFAVLQGIYPEDEFSGLLPLLLSVLCGIILTVWIIIDLFLIPRMIREWNDRTEQELIRQLMTFRRPPHTPN
- a CDS encoding TM2 domain-containing protein produces the protein MSMNYNMARKSQLDTRELLLLDSEVKRRGKNMIVAYILWYFLGIVGGHRFYMKRIGTAILQLILSLTVVGLIITGIWWIVDAFLVHLWVRDHNTEIEADVISQIELERGGRMSFHP
- a CDS encoding nitroreductase family protein, which produces MSNQLQATQNLSTILKERRSVRHYDSNVKIPREELQEMLQLALTAPSSSNLQPWRFLIIDDQELKEKLLPIAYNQKQVVEASAVIAVLVDMRSYDKASEIYHRTAEFGIMNEEIRDKMIENSVKMYGGMPQEVLRRINTFDAGLISMQLMLIARSMGYDTVPMGGYNAEQFKEAFEVPNTYEPALLIAVGKAAEAGHPSSRLTLDEVAHWNSFK
- a CDS encoding RrF2 family transcriptional regulator, which codes for MFEAERCKSPNFKWFGLALQSLVVLSRLGEEPCPSHAIAKATGSEATLIRRILSQLALGGILETREGRVGGYLLKRSPAQITLDEVYLALERKDLHWSAMLETVGPCESQKDLKGSFTEIIGRINGSMLDILKDYTIADLIQSCANREQN